Genomic DNA from Candidatus Gastranaerophilales bacterium:
AAAACAGTTAATCTCTTCGCTTTTTCTCTCGTTTAAAAACAATTCTCTTGGCAGTTTTTGCAAGTCAGCAGTTTTATATTTGCGAAAGATTTCTACTGCCTTTTCCATTTTCATCACATCAAAAACAGAATAATCTGGAATATTTTGCCAGCAATGGTCAATATATTGACAATCGAAGAAATATGAGCAAGCACCTCCTATTTCACAAGCAGGTTCTGCAGCCGTTTGCATATCTCTGACTAACTCTAATCCTTGAGGAAGATTCTTCGCCAATTTAACAACATCCTCTGTCACTTCGTTGTAGTTGAAGAATTCAAACGGGTCAATATCACCTTTGCGTACATACTGGTTATTTACAGTTACAATATAGCAGGATTTAATATTGTAGCCAGCGTTTGTAAAAACATAATACTGAAAGGATAAATCAATTAAATGGTACTCTTTGACTTTTGTAGAAGATTTTACCTCAATAATATTCCACGAACCATCTTCATTCCGTTTAAGAATATCGGCTGCACAGTATTCTCCTGTTTCGGTTTTAGCAACAGCTTCAAAAATAGCAGTTACGCCATCTTCCACAAATTTTCCTGTTTGAACAATTGCAGCATCTTCCCAAGGTTTATGGTGAACTAATTTCCCGTCCTTATAAAGTTTATGGGCTAAGAGTCCTACTTCATTACCCTGGCTTAAAATTCCATCATTAAATTCGGAGCACAAATCAGGTCTATGCTTTTTATACCAAAGTGCCAACGGACATTTTAAACCTAAAATATAATCTGATTTTGATATTTTCATAAAAACCTTTCTCTATTATTTTATTATATTACAGGATGATTAGACTACAAGACTACTTGTAAAATCATCTGCAACAATTAGGTTTATTATAATTTATCCGTACGACAATTTCGAGCATATTAATTATTTACCCCGAAGAAGACTTTACCGTTCCAACGGGTACCTGTGATTTTGTTTGCAATAGCAGAAAGACTTCTATAATTTTCACCTTTGTATTCAAAACCTTTTTCGGTTGAAATAACTTCATGTTTTTTACCTTTAAATTCACGAATCAGTTTGACACCCGTAGAAATTTTTACTGCTTTTTCTCCCATTATTTTAAAATTCTGCGTTTTTTCATACTGTTCAATCATCTTATTTAATTTGCGTTTTGTTTTGGGTGATAAATCATCATATTTTTCATGCCAAGCTTTTAATTTTTGTCCAACAGTTTGTTTTTTCATAGAACCTCCTTTTTTTATATTTATCACTTTTCTAAATAAAAATATCAAGCTACAAAAGGATTTCCCGACATAATTTGTATCAAGAAAAGAAATTATTTTTCAAACATTCAACCTTTTTCCTAATTTTTATATAGATGCATTTTTGCATGCATCAAAACTCAAAGAAAAATATATGTAATAGAAAAACAGAAAGGAGATTCTTATGAAAGAATTTTTAAAAAGGTTAGAAATTACCTACAAAAAACCAGGTGATTTAAAACCAAACCCAAAAAATGCAAGGACACACAGCAAGAAGCAGGTGCACCAGATTGCCAACTCTATAAAGCAGCTTGGTTTTAACAATCCCATTTTAATTGAATCAGATGGCACAATAATGGCCGGACACGGAAGATTTGAAGCCGCAAAAGAGCTAGGACTTGAAGTTATACCAACTATTTGTCTATCTCATATGACACCTGAACAAATACGAGCATACATCATAGCGGATAATCGCTTGGCAGAACAAGCTGGTTGGGATAATGATATTTTAAAAATTGAACTGGATTTTTTAATGAATCTTGATTGTGGTTTTGATTTTGATGCAACAATTACCGGATTTGATATTCCGGACATAGATTTAATTCTTAACACTGAAGCTATTGAAGAAACTAAGTCAGAAGCAGATGTAGAAGATGAGTTTTTCAAAACCACAATAGAAATCCCAAAGCGTGTAAATAAAGACGACTTGTATCA
This window encodes:
- a CDS encoding DUF2779 domain-containing protein, with product MKISKSDYILGLKCPLALWYKKHRPDLCSEFNDGILSQGNEVGLLAHKLYKDGKLVHHKPWEDAAIVQTGKFVEDGVTAIFEAVAKTETGEYCAADILKRNEDGSWNIIEVKSSTKVKEYHLIDLSFQYYVFTNAGYNIKSCYIVTVNNQYVRKGDIDPFEFFNYNEVTEDVVKLAKNLPQGLELVRDMQTAAEPACEIGGACSYFFDCQYIDHCWQNIPDYSVFDVMKMEKAVEIFRKYKTADLQKLPRELFLNERKSEEINCFLDERTIVEVDKIADFLAALEYPLYFLDYETICSAIPLFEGTSPYQQIPFQFSLHILNSPDSQLEHVEFLHEKQTDPREELIKKLITSCSTNGSIVVYNQGFEKTVNKKLAESFSVYAQELFEINNRVVDLIVPFRKRMLYNYEQYGSSSIKKTLPAFTDISYANLAINNGSDASSQYLDFLKGLVPESDDLFENLLEYCGQDTLAMVKLLDVLNEYSSKKLS
- a CDS encoding DUF2924 domain-containing protein, whose protein sequence is MKKQTVGQKLKAWHEKYDDLSPKTKRKLNKMIEQYEKTQNFKIMGEKAVKISTGVKLIREFKGKKHEVISTEKGFEYKGENYRSLSAIANKITGTRWNGKVFFGVNN